A stretch of Oryza brachyantha chromosome 4, ObraRS2, whole genome shotgun sequence DNA encodes these proteins:
- the LOC102718919 gene encoding probable BOI-related E3 ubiquitin-protein ligase 3 gives MAVQAQYLSHAFPHDFYGLRAMEGATAVGSLFLDDHGGCAPGSAGIGHTVLSDLPRSELTCNDNNGGGYGFVPTKRARVEADEAGAALMAAAQQRMVIPTNGLVVPGDVQGRAMGCGVASTSGRIANAAGLSQGLLSQLYHQGVEIDALVRLETERMRVGLEDARRRHVRAVVSTVERAAAGRLRAAEVELERARCRNVELEERLRQMTAEGHAWLSVAKSHEAVAAGLRATLDQLMQSPGALNGNTGGEGDAEDAQSCCFETPEGDQAGADDAASKSVAALCKSCGAGVASVLLLPCRHLCLCSGCEAALDACPVCGAKKNASLHVLLS, from the exons ATGGCCGTGCAGGCGCAGTACCTCTCCCACGCCTTCCCCCACGACTTCTATGGCCTCCG GGCGATGGAGGGAGCGACGGCGGTGGGTTCTTTGTTCTTGGATGATCACGGCGGGTGCGCGCCCGGGTCGGCGGGGATCGGGCACACGGTGTTGAGCGACCTCCCGCGGAGCGAGCTTACTTGCAACGACAATAACGGCGGAGGGTACGGGTTCGTGCCGACGAAGAGGGCGCGCGTGGAGGCTGACGAGGCGGGCGCGGCgttgatggcggcggcgcagcagcgGATGGTTATTCCGACGAATGGCCTTGTTGTGCCCGGAGACGTGCAGGGCAGGGCGATGGGGTGCGGCGTGGCGTCCACCAGCGGGAGGATCGCCAATGCCGCGGGCCTCTCGCAGGGCCTCCTATCGCAGCTCTACCACCAGGGCGTGGAGATCGACGCGCTCGTCCGGCTCGAG ACCGAGAGGATGCGGGTGGGGCTCGAGGATGCTCGCCGACGTCACGTGCGCGCGGTGGTGTCTACCGTCGAGCGCGCCGCGGCAGGAAGGCTTCGTGCCGCGGAGGTCGAGCTCGAGCGCGCGAGGTGCCGCAACGTCGAGCTCGAGGAGAGGCTCCGCCAGATGACCGCGGAGGGCCATGCGTGGCTGAGCGTGGCCAAGAGCCacgaggccgtcgccgccggcctccgtgcCACCCTCGATCAGCTCATGCAGTCTCCGGGCGCCCTGAACGGCAACACCGGTGGCGAGGGCGACGCCGAGGACGCGCAGTCCTGCTGCTTCGAGACACCGGAGGGCGACCAAGCGGGCGCTGACGACGCGGCCTCGAAATCCGTGGCCGCGCTGTGCAAGTcctgcggcgccggcgtggcaTCCGTGCTACTGCTCCCCTGCCGGCACCTCTGCCTGTGCAGTGGCTGCGAGGCCGCCTTGGACGCCTGCCCCGTTTGCGGGGCCAAGAAGAACGCTTCGCTCCATGTCCTGCTGTCCTGA